The proteins below come from a single Garra rufa chromosome 25, GarRuf1.0, whole genome shotgun sequence genomic window:
- the LOC141302034 gene encoding histone H3, which yields MARTKQTARKSTGGKAPRKQLATKAARKSAPATGGVKKPHRYRPGTVALREIRRYQKSTELLIRKLPFQRLVREIAQDFKTDLRFQSSAVMALQEASEAYLVGLFEDTNLCAIHAKRVTIMPKDIQLARRIRGERA from the coding sequence ATGGCAAGAACCAAGCAGACCGCTCGTAAATCCACCGGTGGCAAAGCTCCTAGGAAGCAACTTGCTACCAAAGCCGCCCGTAAGAGCGCCCCAGCCACCGGTGGTGTTAAGAAGCCCCATCGTTACAGGCCCGGAACCGTGGCTCTCCGCGAGATCCGTCGTTACCAGAAGTCCACCGAACTGCTGATCCGCAAACTGCCTTTCCAGCGTCTGGTTCGAGAAATCGCTCAGGATTTCAAGACTGATCTGCGTTTCCAGAGCTCCGCTGTCATGGCTTTGCAGGAGGCTAGTGAGGCTTATTTGGTTGGTCTGTTTGAGGACACCAACTTGTGCGCCATCCACGCCAAGAGAGTGACCATCATGCCCAAAGATATTCAGCTGGCTCGCCGCATTCGTGGAGAACGCGCTTAA
- the LOC141301883 gene encoding histone H2B-like, which yields MPEPAKSAPKKGSKKAVTKTAGKGGKKRKRTRKESYAIYIYKVMKQVHPDTGISSKAMGIMNSFVNDIFERIAGESSRLAHYNKRSTITSREIQTAVRLLLPGELAKHAVSEGTKAVTKYTSSK from the coding sequence ATGCCTGAACCAGCGAAGTCCGCACCTAAGAAAGGCTCCAAGAAGGCTGTCACTAAGACCGCCGGTAAAGGAGGAAAGAAGCGCAAGAGGACCAGGAAGGAGAGCTATGCTATCTACATCTACAAAGTGATGAAGCAGGTTCATCCTGATACTGGTATTTCTTCTAAGGCGATGGGGATCATGAACTCTTTCGTCAACGACATCTTCGAGCGCATCGCCGGTGAGTCATCTCGTCTGGCTCACTATAACAAGCGCTCCACCATCACATCTAGAGAGATCCAGACCGCTGTGCGTCTGCTGCTGCCCGGTGAACTGGCCAAACACGCCGTGTCTGAGGGCACAAAGGCCGTGACCAAGTACACCAGCTCCAAGTAA